In the genome of Nocardioides marmoribigeumensis, one region contains:
- a CDS encoding error-prone DNA polymerase produces the protein MGWNNPTMRWAELERRLSGLPGADDAPVSRRKRGHTTARPIERPAAVTPYAELHCHSHFSFLDGASSPAELVEEAVRLGLHALAITDHDGFYGAPMLAEAAAAYDLATVFGAELSLGLTGPQNGTPDPEGSHLLVLARGVEGYHRLAAAMTDAHLRGDEKGRPVYDLDELGEQGRGQWVVLTGCRKGTVQQALAGDGGERAAAEELDRLTGLFGLEHVLVELSPRPGADTTNATLARLAAAHGLDVVAAGNVHHATPERHRLASAMAAVRARRSLAELDGWLDLSGSGHLRSGAEMQDALAAHPGAVARSVTLADELAFDLHKASPALPKRQIPEEHTADSWLRVLAERGFAERYAGVPHEREARERLEHELRVIAEKDFAGYFVIVHDIVAFARGRGILCQGRGSAASSAVCFALGITAVDAVFYRLPFERFISAHRDEEPDIDVDFDSDRREEVIQWVYDTYGRRNAAQVANVIAYRPRMAVRDAAKALGFSPGQQDAWSKQIDGWKSVVAGDQGDPEAHDVPAPVVALAEELMGAPRHLGIHSGGMVLTERPIGEVCPIERARMDKRTVLQWDKDACESMGLVKFDLLGLGMLGALDHTMRLVADHLGERWDLTTMPKEEPAVYDMLCRADSIGVFQVESRAQIGTLPRLRPREFYDLAIEIALIRPGPIQGGAVHPYVRRATGQEPITYDHPELVPVLERTKGVPLFQEQLMAMAVTLGDCTRDDADLLRRAMGSKRGVERIESVKATLYAGMERRGITGELADSIYVKILSFANFGFAESHALSFALLVYASSWFKLHYPAAFLAGLLRNQPMGFYSPQSLVGDARRHGVDVRRPDVTRSAAQADLEPVSGEVTTTGLEECRRPRFERTEWVPGTPDPVPAHRRDGALAVRLGLDSVRGVGLEAARRIVAARDEAPFTGVPDLSRRAGLTSAQLEALATAGAFDAWGLDRREALWAAGFAEGADHLPGTTPAPAAPTLPGMGEPELTMADLWATGVSPERHPVEHLREELRRAGVRSIAELESTEAGRRVHVGGLVTHRQRPGTAMGVTFLNLEDETGMLNVVCSIGVMKAHRQAARNRVAVVVRGRLERNEGVTNLVADRVEPIDVVVPGAGAVLQARASSRDFR, from the coding sequence ATGGGGTGGAACAACCCGACCATGCGGTGGGCCGAGCTCGAGCGCCGGCTCAGCGGGCTGCCCGGCGCCGACGACGCGCCGGTCTCCCGGCGCAAGCGCGGCCACACCACGGCCCGACCGATCGAGCGGCCCGCCGCGGTCACCCCCTACGCCGAGCTGCACTGCCACAGCCACTTCAGCTTCCTCGACGGCGCGAGCTCGCCCGCCGAGCTGGTCGAGGAGGCCGTGCGCCTGGGGCTGCACGCCCTGGCGATCACCGACCACGACGGCTTCTACGGCGCGCCGATGCTGGCCGAGGCCGCGGCGGCGTACGACCTGGCGACCGTGTTCGGTGCCGAGCTGTCCCTCGGCCTCACCGGCCCGCAGAACGGCACGCCCGACCCGGAGGGCAGCCACCTGCTGGTGCTGGCGCGCGGCGTCGAGGGCTACCACCGGCTGGCCGCGGCGATGACCGACGCCCACCTGCGCGGCGACGAGAAGGGCCGGCCCGTCTACGATCTCGACGAGCTCGGTGAGCAGGGCCGCGGCCAGTGGGTGGTGCTGACCGGCTGCCGCAAGGGCACGGTCCAGCAGGCCCTCGCCGGCGACGGCGGGGAGCGTGCGGCTGCCGAGGAGCTCGACCGGCTGACCGGTCTCTTCGGGCTCGAGCACGTGCTCGTCGAGCTGTCGCCGCGCCCGGGTGCCGACACCACCAACGCCACGCTCGCCCGGCTGGCGGCCGCGCACGGCCTCGACGTCGTCGCGGCGGGCAACGTCCACCACGCCACCCCGGAGAGGCACAGGCTCGCCTCCGCGATGGCGGCGGTGCGGGCGCGCCGCAGCCTCGCCGAGCTCGACGGCTGGCTCGACCTCTCGGGCTCGGGCCACCTGCGCAGCGGCGCGGAGATGCAGGACGCGCTGGCGGCGCACCCCGGAGCCGTCGCGCGGAGCGTCACCCTGGCCGACGAGCTGGCCTTCGACCTCCACAAGGCCTCGCCCGCCCTGCCCAAGCGGCAGATCCCCGAGGAGCACACCGCCGACTCCTGGCTGCGCGTGCTGGCCGAGCGCGGCTTCGCCGAGAGGTACGCCGGGGTGCCGCACGAGCGCGAGGCCCGCGAGCGGCTCGAGCACGAGCTGCGCGTCATCGCCGAGAAGGACTTCGCGGGCTACTTCGTCATCGTCCACGACATCGTCGCCTTCGCCCGCGGGCGCGGGATCCTCTGCCAGGGAAGGGGATCCGCGGCCAGCTCGGCGGTCTGCTTCGCCCTCGGGATCACCGCGGTCGACGCCGTGTTCTACCGCCTGCCGTTCGAGCGCTTCATCTCCGCGCACCGCGACGAGGAGCCCGACATCGACGTCGACTTCGACTCCGACCGGCGTGAGGAGGTGATCCAGTGGGTCTACGACACCTACGGCCGGCGCAACGCGGCCCAGGTCGCCAACGTGATCGCCTACCGCCCGCGGATGGCGGTGCGCGACGCCGCCAAGGCGCTCGGCTTCTCCCCCGGCCAGCAGGACGCCTGGTCCAAGCAGATCGACGGCTGGAAGTCGGTGGTGGCGGGCGACCAGGGCGACCCCGAGGCCCACGACGTGCCCGCCCCGGTGGTGGCCCTGGCCGAGGAGCTGATGGGGGCACCACGTCACCTCGGCATCCACTCCGGCGGGATGGTCCTGACCGAGCGGCCGATCGGCGAGGTCTGCCCGATCGAGCGGGCACGCATGGACAAGCGCACCGTGCTGCAGTGGGACAAGGACGCCTGCGAGTCGATGGGGCTGGTCAAGTTCGACCTGCTCGGTCTCGGCATGCTCGGCGCGCTCGACCACACCATGCGCCTGGTCGCCGACCACCTCGGCGAGCGGTGGGACCTCACGACGATGCCCAAGGAGGAGCCCGCGGTCTACGACATGCTGTGCCGCGCCGACTCCATCGGCGTCTTCCAGGTCGAGAGCCGGGCCCAGATCGGCACGCTGCCGCGGCTGCGTCCGCGCGAGTTCTACGACCTGGCCATCGAGATCGCGCTGATCCGGCCGGGCCCGATCCAGGGCGGAGCGGTGCACCCCTACGTCCGCCGTGCCACCGGCCAGGAGCCGATCACCTACGACCACCCCGAGCTCGTCCCCGTCCTCGAGCGCACCAAGGGAGTGCCGCTCTTCCAGGAGCAGCTGATGGCCATGGCGGTCACGCTCGGCGACTGCACCCGCGACGACGCCGACCTCCTGCGCCGGGCCATGGGCTCCAAGCGGGGCGTCGAGCGCATCGAGTCGGTCAAGGCCACGCTCTACGCCGGCATGGAGCGCCGCGGCATCACCGGCGAGCTGGCCGACTCGATCTACGTCAAGATCCTGTCCTTCGCCAACTTCGGCTTCGCCGAGTCGCACGCGCTGTCCTTCGCGCTGCTCGTCTACGCCTCGTCGTGGTTCAAGCTGCACTACCCCGCCGCGTTCCTGGCCGGCCTGCTGCGCAACCAGCCGATGGGCTTCTACTCGCCCCAGTCGCTGGTCGGCGACGCCCGCCGCCACGGTGTCGACGTACGCCGGCCCGACGTCACGCGGTCAGCGGCGCAGGCCGACCTGGAGCCCGTCTCGGGCGAGGTCACGACCACCGGCCTCGAGGAGTGCCGCCGTCCCCGGTTCGAGCGCACCGAGTGGGTGCCGGGCACCCCCGACCCCGTGCCCGCCCACCGGCGCGACGGCGCGCTCGCCGTGCGCCTCGGGCTCGACTCGGTCCGAGGCGTCGGGCTCGAGGCGGCGCGACGCATCGTCGCGGCCCGCGACGAAGCGCCGTTCACCGGCGTGCCCGACCTGTCCCGCCGAGCGGGCCTCACCTCCGCCCAGCTGGAGGCGCTGGCGACCGCCGGCGCGTTCGACGCGTGGGGGCTCGACCGCCGGGAGGCACTGTGGGCGGCCGGGTTCGCCGAGGGCGCCGACCACCTGCCCGGCACGACCCCCGCGCCGGCGGCGCCCACGCTGCCCGGGATGGGCGAGCCCGAGCTCACCATGGCCGACCTGTGGGCCACCGGCGTCTCGCCCGAGCGACACCCGGTCGAGCACCTGCGCGAGGAGCTCCGCCGCGCCGGCGTGCGCTCGATCGCTGAGCTGGAGAGCACCGAGGCGGGCCGCCGCGTCCACGTCGGCGGGCTCGTCACCCACCGTCAGCGACCGGGCACCGCGATGGGCGTCACCTTCCTCAACCTCGAGGACGAGACCGGGATGCTCAACGTGGTCTGCTCGATCGGCGTGATGAAGGCCCACCGGCAGGCGGCACGCAACCGGGTCGCGGTCGTCGTGCGCGGGCGGCTCGAGCGCAACGAGGGGGTGACCAACCTCGTCGCCGACCGGGTCGAGCCGATCGACGTCGTGGTCCCCGGAGCCGGGGCGGTCCTCCAGGCGCGCGCGTCGTCGCGCGACTTCAGGTGA
- a CDS encoding DNA polymerase Y family protein: MRVMVVWCPDWSVVAALEEAEESPRSPAAVLHGNVVEVCNGPARSEGVRRGQRRRDAQARCPELVLLRANPDRDARAFEPVLATVEDLRPGVAALRPGMLAVRAPGSWYGTEATAAATVSQALVEAGVWDVRLGIADDLFTAEQAARTAQVQAWTVVDEGGSPAFLRRLPVEVLQDDGARGRELVSLLQRLGLRSLGDLADLPGEAVEHRLGAYGAVVRRRARGEDPTLFAARTPPPELDAQVFFEDALDSVEAITFSVRTTAERFVDQLAQRQLVATGVRVEAESDGLVCSSRVWLHPRHFTARDLVDRVHWQLQSGDVGGSLRARKQSGEVRAPVERIRFLPEVVEPAAAHGEALWGGANDDLVERGVARVQGMIGFDAVVRPVLQGGRSPSARQALVPWGERPVDLRPTDRPWPGRVPGPAPVRVFAEPPVAEVVDGADREVRVTDRGAVTGEPRRFRVGGGVLPWQPVTAWAGPWPTDEGWWTGGPGRSARFQVVGADGRAWLLLRAPDGWSLEAAYD; this comes from the coding sequence ATGAGGGTGATGGTGGTGTGGTGCCCCGACTGGTCGGTGGTCGCGGCGCTCGAGGAGGCCGAGGAGTCCCCGCGCTCCCCTGCCGCCGTGCTGCACGGCAACGTCGTCGAGGTCTGCAACGGACCCGCCCGGTCCGAGGGCGTGCGCCGGGGACAGCGTCGGCGCGACGCGCAGGCCCGGTGCCCGGAGCTGGTGCTGCTGCGGGCCAACCCCGACCGTGACGCGCGGGCCTTCGAGCCCGTCCTCGCCACGGTCGAGGACCTTCGACCCGGGGTGGCGGCGCTCCGGCCGGGCATGCTCGCGGTCCGCGCACCCGGCAGCTGGTACGGCACCGAGGCCACCGCCGCGGCGACCGTGAGCCAGGCGCTGGTCGAGGCCGGCGTGTGGGACGTGCGCCTCGGCATCGCCGACGACCTCTTCACCGCCGAGCAGGCGGCCCGCACCGCCCAGGTGCAGGCGTGGACGGTCGTGGACGAGGGCGGGTCGCCGGCGTTCCTGCGCCGGCTGCCCGTCGAGGTGCTGCAGGACGACGGCGCCCGCGGGCGCGAGCTGGTCAGCCTGCTGCAACGGCTCGGCCTCCGCTCGCTCGGCGACCTGGCCGACCTGCCGGGTGAGGCGGTCGAGCACCGGCTGGGTGCCTACGGCGCCGTCGTACGCCGTCGTGCACGTGGCGAGGACCCGACCCTCTTCGCCGCGCGCACTCCCCCGCCCGAGCTCGACGCCCAGGTGTTCTTCGAGGACGCGCTCGACTCGGTCGAGGCGATCACCTTCAGCGTGCGCACCACCGCCGAGCGCTTCGTCGACCAGCTCGCGCAGCGCCAGCTCGTCGCGACGGGGGTGCGGGTCGAGGCCGAGTCCGACGGCCTGGTGTGCTCCTCGCGCGTGTGGCTCCACCCGCGTCACTTCACCGCGCGCGACCTCGTCGACCGGGTGCACTGGCAGCTGCAGTCCGGCGACGTCGGGGGGTCGCTGCGTGCGCGCAAGCAGTCCGGGGAGGTGCGGGCGCCGGTCGAGCGCATCCGCTTCCTGCCCGAGGTGGTCGAGCCCGCCGCCGCCCACGGCGAGGCCCTGTGGGGCGGCGCCAACGACGACCTGGTCGAGCGGGGCGTCGCTCGCGTGCAGGGCATGATCGGCTTCGACGCCGTGGTCCGACCGGTGCTGCAGGGCGGGCGCAGCCCGTCCGCGCGCCAGGCGCTGGTGCCGTGGGGCGAACGCCCGGTCGACCTGCGCCCCACCGACCGGCCGTGGCCGGGACGCGTCCCCGGACCGGCTCCGGTGCGGGTCTTCGCGGAGCCCCCGGTCGCCGAGGTCGTCGACGGCGCCGACCGCGAGGTGCGCGTCACCGACCGTGGCGCGGTGACGGGCGAGCCCCGTCGCTTCCGAGTCGGGGGCGGGGTGCTCCCCTGGCAGCCGGTGACCGCCTGGGCGGGGCCCTGGCCCACCGACGAGGGCTGGTGGACGGGCGGGCCCGGACGCTCGGCGCGCTTCCAGGTCGTCGGCGCGGACGGGCGCGCGTGGCTGCTGCTGCGCGCTCCCGACGGGTGGTCGCTGGAGGCTGCCTATGACTGA
- a CDS encoding GAF domain-containing protein, with the protein MTSPDSPDDSRAARALLDAVVAISTDLDLHRVLSRIVESACELTGATYGALGVVDRTGGLQNFVIHGMDPEARDRIGDLPHGRGILGVVIDDPRPLRLDDLTQHPQSYGFPPGHPPMTTFLGVPIEVHGTVFGNLYLTEKHGGFTDEDVQTVTALAGAAGHVIGNARTYGLSERRRQWLEATGRVGDALQPPIPVDDAFAEVVRILRSVTTARAVAVVHLDEDGAVVEASDGPEAAALQDLLDREGDALLDPSDPRDLQPVVLDGRPRFAVVLPMRSALSASNALLAVFDDDERLQDAQEQQLMHSFADHVGLALDRTRAVQDREQLAILSDRDRIARDLHDLVIQRLFATGMRLQGLRMLADRPEFAAGLDRAVDDIDLTVKDIRGTIFELQSRKEASLRRDVRKLVKEYVEALGFAPAVRTAGPVDTAVPDQVQVELLAVLREALSNIARHARATLAEVQLDVTSRDVVLQVVDDGVGLPSEVHESGLRNARTRASALGGRFTLGPHAPRGTALRWQVPLRQ; encoded by the coding sequence GTGACCTCTCCGGACTCCCCCGACGACAGCCGCGCCGCGCGGGCGCTGCTCGACGCGGTCGTGGCCATCTCCACCGACCTCGACCTGCACCGGGTGCTGAGCCGGATCGTCGAGTCGGCCTGCGAGCTCACCGGTGCGACGTACGGCGCGCTCGGCGTGGTCGACCGCACCGGCGGCCTGCAGAACTTCGTCATCCATGGGATGGACCCCGAGGCGAGGGACCGCATCGGCGACCTCCCTCACGGCCGCGGCATCCTCGGCGTCGTCATCGACGACCCGCGCCCGCTGCGGCTGGACGACCTGACGCAGCACCCGCAGTCCTACGGCTTCCCGCCGGGGCACCCGCCGATGACGACCTTCCTCGGCGTCCCGATCGAGGTGCACGGGACGGTCTTCGGCAACCTCTACCTCACCGAGAAGCACGGTGGCTTCACCGACGAGGACGTGCAGACCGTGACCGCGCTCGCGGGCGCCGCCGGTCACGTGATCGGCAACGCGCGCACCTACGGCCTGAGCGAGCGCCGGCGGCAGTGGTTGGAGGCCACGGGTCGGGTCGGCGACGCGCTGCAGCCTCCGATCCCGGTCGACGACGCCTTCGCCGAGGTCGTGCGGATCCTCCGCTCGGTGACGACCGCCCGCGCCGTCGCGGTGGTGCACCTCGACGAGGACGGCGCGGTCGTCGAGGCGAGCGACGGCCCCGAGGCGGCCGCGCTCCAGGACCTGCTCGACCGCGAGGGCGACGCACTCCTCGACCCCTCGGACCCGCGCGACCTCCAGCCGGTCGTCCTCGACGGACGGCCGCGGTTCGCCGTCGTGCTGCCGATGCGCTCGGCACTGTCGGCCTCCAACGCGCTGCTGGCCGTCTTCGACGACGACGAGCGTCTGCAGGACGCGCAGGAGCAGCAGCTGATGCACTCCTTCGCCGACCACGTCGGCCTCGCGCTGGACCGCACCCGCGCCGTGCAGGACCGGGAGCAGCTCGCGATCCTCTCCGACCGCGACCGCATCGCGCGCGACCTGCACGACCTGGTCATCCAGCGGCTCTTCGCCACCGGCATGCGGTTGCAGGGCCTGCGGATGCTGGCCGACCGGCCGGAGTTCGCAGCCGGGCTCGACCGCGCCGTCGACGACATCGACCTGACCGTGAAGGACATCCGCGGCACGATCTTCGAGCTGCAGAGCCGCAAGGAGGCCTCGCTGCGGCGCGACGTGCGCAAGCTGGTCAAGGAGTACGTCGAGGCGCTGGGCTTCGCGCCCGCCGTCCGGACCGCGGGGCCGGTCGACACCGCGGTGCCCGACCAGGTGCAGGTCGAGCTCCTCGCCGTGCTGCGCGAGGCGCTGTCCAACATCGCCCGGCACGCGCGGGCGACGCTCGCCGAGGTCCAGCTCGACGTCACCTCGCGCGACGTGGTGCTGCAGGTCGTCGACGACGGGGTGGGCCTGCCGTCCGAGGTGCACGAGAGCGGGCTGCGCAACGCGCGCACCCGGGCCTCGGCGCTCGGCGGACGCTTCACCCTCGGGCCGCACGCACCGCGCGGCACGGCCCTGCGGTGGCAGGTGCCCCTGCGTCAGTGA
- a CDS encoding response regulator transcription factor translates to MTDARTTVFLLDDHEMVREGLKVMLEASGRVEVVGESDSAKEAARIIPAIRPDVAILDARLPDGSGIEVCRTIRAVDSNLKALILTSYDDDEALFAAIMAGAAGYVLKDVKGHDFVDAIERVAAGQSLIDPALMARVLDRVRNGPQVAPELEGLSEQELTLLSLIAEGLTNRQISERMFLAEKTVKNYVSHLLVKLGLQRRTQAAVLATRLLGDRPPAH, encoded by the coding sequence ATGACGGACGCACGGACGACGGTGTTCCTCCTCGACGACCACGAGATGGTCCGGGAGGGGCTCAAGGTCATGCTCGAGGCCTCGGGACGCGTCGAGGTGGTGGGGGAGTCCGACTCCGCCAAGGAGGCGGCGCGGATCATCCCGGCGATCCGGCCCGACGTGGCGATCCTCGACGCGCGGCTGCCCGACGGCTCGGGCATCGAGGTGTGCCGCACGATCCGGGCGGTCGACAGCAACCTCAAGGCGCTCATCCTCACGTCGTACGACGACGACGAGGCGCTGTTCGCCGCGATCATGGCCGGGGCGGCCGGCTACGTCCTCAAGGACGTCAAGGGTCACGACTTCGTCGACGCGATCGAGCGGGTGGCAGCCGGCCAGTCCCTGATCGACCCGGCGCTCATGGCCCGGGTGCTCGACCGCGTGCGCAACGGCCCGCAGGTCGCCCCCGAGCTCGAGGGGCTCAGCGAGCAGGAGCTGACGCTGCTGTCACTGATCGCCGAGGGCCTGACCAACCGGCAGATCAGCGAGCGGATGTTCCTCGCCGAGAAGACGGTCAAGAACTACGTCTCCCACCTGCTGGTCAAGCTCGGCCTGCAGCGCCGCACCCAGGCCGCGGTGCTCGCGACCCGGCTGCTGGGCGACCGCCCCCCGGCTCACTGA
- a CDS encoding carboxypeptidase-like regulatory domain-containing protein, giving the protein MTSLLVLLSLTAGPAQAQSWTLSGRLQASDGGAVYNASITVYDVTMPGYRVLQIFTMQHDYALHLSRPGTYQVEYSAHGYDSTWYGGADTPASIVIDASGQASIGGRPVPDNTLDDVTLLPATPHPVSGEVVDDDGAPLSGVLVEAFDAEGSPTEPAASATTGEDGAYVIDLIAGYFSVRYTDPTERHYTGYLGGGPDRQLNVEEDGRLWLYGRLPCPSLCPVALISKPTVSGRVVDALGDPVAGVSVSVDPIGTSTDSGTATTASDGGYVVPVEPGTYQVTLQKTGWAGTRYGGPESPTTVTVADAGSTLDDVVLASTPFALSGSVTTADGPPSGVVVDVFPQGSTDPADLVDSQTVGSQGGYTVSLPVGRYDLAVRDDDAAAPAYVSTVLAEVTVGQDGALTVGGAPVATLPPVELTVSLATLPHDVVGSVADVLGAPVDGVTVRAVPVGSGLATTTTSGADDSLGDHGRFRLGLVPGSYELHAGGGADWLDTSYTGGDTSTALVTVQLNGAVLVNGVGCPGADLGQVEVQGRPVHVLRGSVAEGDHPLSGITVEAFVPGDLSTPVASTTSGPDGTWVLDGDHGVPVGTYGVKLSGASGGSTYDAAWFGGDPASEVVVAQDGVVSVAQVPVADATLGRVVLTRAPSSVTHPVVGTVVDVTGAPVSGLTVRAVPEGSGGAPTATTGPDGGYRLDLVPGAYDLGVDGGADWLDATVGTVTVQLDGTVLDGTTAVADGDLGEQQVLGSTAYPLHGAVAEGGHPLPGVTVSAYSPDDRTTPLATTTSGDDGRWTLGGADGLVVGTYVVRLTGADHDAAWFGGATATPVVVGQGGTVTVDGSPLAGAVLPTVTLTRTVTEDPTPDPTDAPTDPEPAPAPEPELAPTVVTAPVLSGTVGAGRTVTTTLGTWSVALAGRDVRVRWLLDGAPAGRWSSGAHSQRFTVPVWARSRRVSYRVVVARAGTRPAGVWTSRSYVVPKAVSRTRASLTRSRLTIAVTAPGAARPNGLLVIRDGRRVVRRARLRPEGEGVRVVRLVLPRGRHRLTVVYGGNRRVIGSTTRLTVSVPRR; this is encoded by the coding sequence ATGACGTCCCTGCTCGTCCTGCTGTCCCTGACGGCCGGCCCGGCGCAGGCCCAGTCATGGACCCTCAGCGGGCGGCTGCAGGCTTCCGACGGCGGAGCGGTCTACAACGCGTCCATCACGGTGTACGACGTCACGATGCCCGGGTACCGGGTGCTGCAGATCTTCACGATGCAGCACGACTACGCGCTCCACCTGTCGCGGCCCGGCACCTACCAGGTGGAGTACTCGGCACACGGCTACGACTCCACCTGGTACGGCGGCGCGGACACGCCTGCCTCCATCGTCATCGACGCTTCCGGCCAGGCCTCCATCGGCGGCCGGCCCGTGCCGGACAACACCCTCGACGACGTGACCCTGCTGCCGGCCACGCCGCACCCTGTCTCGGGGGAGGTGGTCGACGACGACGGGGCGCCGCTCTCCGGCGTCCTCGTCGAGGCGTTCGACGCGGAGGGCAGCCCGACCGAGCCGGCCGCCTCCGCGACGACCGGCGAGGACGGCGCCTACGTGATCGACCTGATCGCGGGCTACTTCTCCGTGCGCTACACGGACCCGACCGAGCGGCACTACACGGGCTACCTGGGTGGCGGTCCCGACCGCCAGCTCAACGTCGAGGAGGACGGGAGGCTGTGGCTCTACGGCCGGCTCCCCTGCCCGAGCCTGTGCCCGGTGGCCCTGATCAGCAAGCCCACGGTCTCCGGGCGGGTCGTCGACGCCCTCGGCGACCCCGTGGCGGGTGTCTCGGTCTCGGTCGACCCGATCGGGACGTCCACCGACTCGGGGACCGCGACCACCGCGTCCGACGGCGGGTACGTCGTCCCCGTGGAGCCGGGCACCTACCAGGTGACGCTGCAGAAGACCGGCTGGGCCGGCACGAGGTACGGCGGACCCGAGTCGCCCACGACGGTGACCGTCGCGGACGCGGGCAGCACCCTCGACGACGTCGTCCTGGCCAGCACCCCCTTCGCCCTCAGCGGCAGCGTGACGACCGCCGACGGTCCGCCCTCGGGTGTCGTGGTGGACGTCTTCCCCCAGGGGTCGACCGACCCGGCGGACCTGGTCGACTCCCAGACGGTCGGCTCCCAGGGCGGCTACACGGTGTCCCTGCCGGTGGGCCGCTACGACCTCGCGGTGCGCGACGACGACGCCGCGGCGCCGGCGTACGTCTCCACCGTGCTGGCCGAGGTGACCGTCGGCCAGGACGGCGCGCTGACCGTGGGTGGGGCACCGGTGGCCACGCTGCCGCCGGTGGAGCTCACGGTGTCCCTGGCGACGCTCCCGCACGACGTGGTCGGCTCGGTCGCCGACGTGCTGGGCGCGCCGGTCGACGGGGTGACGGTGCGTGCGGTCCCGGTCGGCTCCGGCCTCGCCACCACCACGACGAGCGGGGCCGACGACTCGCTCGGCGACCACGGCCGGTTCCGGCTGGGCCTGGTGCCGGGCTCCTACGAGCTGCACGCCGGCGGGGGAGCGGACTGGCTCGACACCTCCTACACCGGTGGGGACACCTCCACCGCGCTGGTCACGGTCCAGCTCAACGGTGCCGTGCTCGTCAACGGCGTCGGTTGTCCCGGCGCCGACCTCGGCCAGGTCGAGGTGCAGGGCCGCCCGGTCCACGTGCTGCGCGGCTCGGTCGCCGAGGGCGACCACCCGCTGTCCGGCATCACCGTCGAGGCCTTCGTGCCCGGCGACCTGAGCACTCCCGTCGCCTCGACGACCTCCGGCCCCGACGGGACCTGGGTGCTCGACGGCGACCACGGCGTGCCGGTGGGCACCTACGGGGTCAAGCTCTCCGGCGCCTCCGGCGGCTCGACGTACGACGCTGCCTGGTTCGGTGGCGACCCCGCCTCCGAGGTGGTCGTCGCCCAGGACGGAGTCGTGTCCGTGGCCCAGGTCCCCGTGGCCGACGCCACGCTGGGCCGGGTCGTCCTGACCCGCGCCCCCTCGTCGGTCACGCACCCCGTCGTCGGCACGGTCGTCGACGTGACGGGAGCACCCGTCTCGGGGCTGACCGTGCGCGCCGTCCCGGAGGGGTCCGGGGGCGCGCCGACCGCCACGACCGGCCCCGACGGCGGCTACCGGCTCGACCTCGTGCCCGGCGCCTACGACCTCGGTGTCGACGGCGGTGCCGACTGGCTCGACGCCACGGTCGGGACCGTGACCGTGCAGCTCGACGGCACGGTGCTCGACGGCACGACGGCGGTGGCCGACGGCGACCTGGGCGAGCAGCAGGTGCTCGGCAGCACGGCGTACCCCCTCCACGGAGCGGTCGCCGAGGGCGGACACCCGCTGCCCGGCGTCACCGTGTCGGCGTACTCCCCGGACGACCGCACCACCCCGCTCGCCACCACGACCAGCGGCGACGACGGGCGGTGGACCCTCGGCGGCGCCGACGGCCTGGTCGTCGGGACCTACGTCGTCCGGCTGACCGGCGCGGACCACGACGCCGCGTGGTTCGGCGGCGCGACGGCCACGCCCGTCGTGGTCGGCCAGGGCGGGACCGTCACCGTCGACGGCTCGCCCCTCGCGGGCGCGGTGCTGCCGACGGTCACGCTGACCCGCACCGTGACCGAGGACCCGACGCCCGACCCGACCGACGCGCCCACCGACCCCGAGCCCGCCCCCGCCCCCGAGCCCGAGCTCGCGCCCACCGTCGTCACCGCGCCGGTGCTGAGCGGCACGGTCGGCGCGGGACGGACCGTGACGACGACCCTGGGCACCTGGAGCGTCGCCCTGGCAGGTCGCGACGTGCGCGTCAGGTGGCTGCTCGACGGGGCACCGGCCGGTCGCTGGAGCAGCGGCGCCCACTCCCAGCGCTTCACCGTCCCCGTGTGGGCGCGATCGAGGCGCGTGTCCTACCGCGTCGTCGTGGCCCGCGCGGGCACGAGGCCAGCCGGGGTCTGGACGAGCCGCTCCTACGTCGTGCCCAAGGCGGTCTCGCGCACGCGCGCCTCGCTGACGAGGTCGCGCCTGACCATCGCCGTGACCGCCCCCGGTGCTGCACGCCCCAACGGTCTCCTGGTCATCCGGGACGGACGGAGGGTGGTGCGCCGCGCGCGGCTGCGCCCGGAGGGCGAGGGCGTCCGCGTCGTCCGCCTCGTGCTGCCGCGTGGCAGGCACCGCCTGACGGTGGTCTACGGCGGCAACCGCAGGGTGATCGGGTCCACGACCCGGTTGACCGTGTCCGTCCCGCGGCGCTGA
- a CDS encoding pyridoxamine 5'-phosphate oxidase family protein, producing MPRPRELGFEECVRLLHSNVMGRVALTTPRGPHIVPVNYAVVEETILVATSPYSALGTYGPQDLVAFEVDHFDYANHTGWSVTVQGRAEVVTDPAEVRRLKRIWAPRPWADGDRDLHLRIPWSEISGRSVGDDLTTPVQRVVHAS from the coding sequence ATGCCCAGGCCACGAGAGCTCGGCTTCGAGGAGTGCGTGCGACTGCTGCACTCCAACGTCATGGGACGCGTCGCGCTGACGACGCCGCGGGGGCCCCACATCGTGCCCGTGAACTACGCGGTGGTGGAGGAGACGATCCTGGTCGCCACCTCCCCCTACAGCGCCCTCGGCACCTACGGCCCGCAGGACCTCGTCGCGTTCGAGGTCGACCACTTCGACTACGCCAACCACACCGGATGGAGCGTCACCGTCCAGGGCCGCGCCGAGGTCGTCACCGACCCGGCCGAGGTGCGCCGGCTCAAGCGCATCTGGGCGCCCCGACCGTGGGCCGACGGCGACCGCGACCTGCACCTGCGCATCCCGTGGTCCGAGATCTCCGGGCGGAGCGTGGGGGACGACCTGACCACCCCGGTGCAGCGGGTGGTGCACGCCTCCTGA